In Paroedura picta isolate Pp20150507F chromosome 1, Ppicta_v3.0, whole genome shotgun sequence, the following are encoded in one genomic region:
- the ADAT2 gene encoding tRNA-specific adenosine deaminase 2 isoform X3, producing MVYNNQIIGKGKNEVNETKNATRHAEMVAIDEVIDWCRQLKKDPEEVFQHTVLYVTVEPCIMCAAALRMMKIPLVVYGCQNERFGGCGSVLNISSATLTDTGEPFQCIAGYRSEEAVEMLKTFYRQENPNAPKSKVRKKECK from the exons ATGGTCTACAATAATCAGATCATAGGGAAAGGGAAGAATGAAGTGAATGAAACTAAAAAT GCTACTCGCCATGCAGAAATGGTGGCAATTGATGAGGTGATAGACTGGTGTCGTCAGCTCAAGAAGGACCCTGAGGAAGTATTTCAGCATACTGTGTTATATGTCACTGTAGAGCCCTGTATAATGTGTGCAGCTGCCCTGCGCATGATGA aaatccCACTTGTTGTATATGGCTGCCAGAATGAACGGTTTGGAGGTTGTGGCTCTGTTCTGAACATCTCTTCTGCTACTTTAACAGACACAGGAGAACCATTTCAG TGCATAGCTGGTTATCGTTCAGAAGAAGCTGTGGAAATGCTGAAAACGTTCTACAGACAAGAAAACCCAAATG CACCAAAATCAAAAGTTCGAAAAAAGGAATGCAAATGA
- the ADAT2 gene encoding tRNA-specific adenosine deaminase 2 isoform X1: MEAAGQRVVIAGEMEAWMDRAIHMAKEALENGEVPVGCLMVYNNQIIGKGKNEVNETKNATRHAEMVAIDEVIDWCRQLKKDPEEVFQHTVLYVTVEPCIMCAAALRMMKIPLVVYGCQNERFGGCGSVLNISSATLTDTGEPFQCIAGYRSEEAVEMLKTFYRQENPNAPKSKVRKKECK, translated from the exons ATGGAAGCGGCGGGCCAGCGGGTGGTGATCGCGGGGGAAATGGAGGCCTGGATGGACCGGGCCATACACATG GCTAAGGAAGCATTGGAAAATGGTGAGGTGCCCGTTGGCTGTCTCATGGTCTACAATAATCAGATCATAGGGAAAGGGAAGAATGAAGTGAATGAAACTAAAAAT GCTACTCGCCATGCAGAAATGGTGGCAATTGATGAGGTGATAGACTGGTGTCGTCAGCTCAAGAAGGACCCTGAGGAAGTATTTCAGCATACTGTGTTATATGTCACTGTAGAGCCCTGTATAATGTGTGCAGCTGCCCTGCGCATGATGA aaatccCACTTGTTGTATATGGCTGCCAGAATGAACGGTTTGGAGGTTGTGGCTCTGTTCTGAACATCTCTTCTGCTACTTTAACAGACACAGGAGAACCATTTCAG TGCATAGCTGGTTATCGTTCAGAAGAAGCTGTGGAAATGCTGAAAACGTTCTACAGACAAGAAAACCCAAATG CACCAAAATCAAAAGTTCGAAAAAAGGAATGCAAATGA